From Desulfurispira natronophila, the proteins below share one genomic window:
- the pgl gene encoding 6-phosphogluconolactonase, which produces MLETANTAINQAQRFRIVLSGGTTPKALYTALRSGTTDWSKWEIYFTDERCLPTGDSERNDFMAQQALLNHVPVAAVHTLPAELGPENGAIQANQQLDNTTPFDLVLLGIGEDGHTASLFPGINWGKEQNSPAVIPVHNSPKPPPQRLSLSLNRLANSHQALLLSTGDAKLPALRGLAKSEDNSPLVKLAQHVPVQVYYQATQSV; this is translated from the coding sequence GTGCTGGAGACAGCCAATACAGCAATAAACCAGGCCCAACGCTTTCGTATCGTCCTCTCCGGTGGCACTACACCCAAGGCACTTTACACCGCCCTGCGCAGTGGCACAACCGACTGGAGCAAGTGGGAGATATACTTCACCGATGAGCGCTGCCTGCCAACCGGTGACAGCGAGCGCAACGATTTTATGGCTCAGCAAGCTCTACTGAATCACGTGCCAGTAGCCGCTGTGCACACCCTCCCCGCAGAACTTGGCCCAGAAAATGGCGCAATACAGGCAAACCAGCAACTCGACAATACCACGCCCTTCGATCTTGTACTGCTGGGAATAGGCGAAGATGGACACACCGCGAGCCTGTTTCCAGGGATAAACTGGGGTAAGGAGCAAAATTCACCAGCCGTTATCCCCGTACACAACTCCCCCAAACCACCGCCACAAAGGCTGAGCCTGAGCCTGAATCGACTGGCAAATTCTCACCAGGCACTTCTCCTCTCAACAGGAGATGCAAAACTTCCAGCCCTGCGAGGATTAGCCAAAAGCGAAGACAACAGCCCACTTGTAAAGCTCGCCCAGCACGTACCCGTCCAAGTGTACTATCAGGCTACGCAGAGTGTCTGA
- a CDS encoding HAD family hydrolase → MVDKCVGVLEVLPLELRVCIHNMPRLTGVEMYTGVFFDFDGVILDSVDIKTQAFAALFEPYGQEVQRLVVEYHLAHGGVSRFEKFKYFFNIILQQELSEVAAQYLGERFNSLVFEGILAAPFVPGALESLEALRDRGIPAFVVSGTPEDELREIVKQRELDGFFREVHGSPRLKDVIVGDVLLRYGLRPYECILVGDAMTDYVAAKACSVPFLGIVKDAHSSPFPTGTRVSEVVDLFYDA, encoded by the coding sequence ATGGTGGATAAGTGTGTTGGTGTCTTGGAAGTATTGCCATTGGAGTTGCGGGTTTGTATCCACAATATGCCTCGTTTAACAGGAGTTGAAATGTATACGGGTGTTTTTTTTGATTTTGATGGGGTAATTCTAGACTCGGTGGATATTAAAACGCAAGCTTTTGCAGCATTATTTGAGCCTTATGGGCAAGAGGTTCAGCGTCTGGTAGTTGAGTATCATCTGGCTCACGGTGGGGTTTCCCGTTTTGAGAAGTTTAAATATTTTTTTAATATAATTTTACAGCAGGAGCTGAGTGAAGTGGCTGCTCAGTACCTGGGTGAGCGTTTTAATTCCTTGGTGTTTGAGGGTATTTTGGCTGCTCCTTTTGTGCCGGGTGCTTTGGAGTCGCTGGAAGCCCTGCGCGACAGGGGCATTCCTGCTTTTGTGGTTTCCGGTACACCAGAGGATGAATTGCGGGAGATTGTGAAGCAACGTGAATTGGATGGATTTTTCCGGGAGGTTCATGGTTCGCCACGGCTTAAGGATGTGATTGTTGGCGATGTGCTTTTGCGTTATGGGTTACGGCCTTATGAGTGTATATTGGTTGGAGATGCGATGACTGACTACGTTGCGGCCAAGGCGTGTTCTGTTCCTTTTTTGGGGATTGTCAAGGATGCGCATAGTTCGCCTTTTCCGACTGGGACGAGGGTGTCAGAGGTCGTTGATTTGTTTTATGATGCGTGA